One genomic window of Streptomyces sp. NBC_01276 includes the following:
- a CDS encoding DEAD/DEAH box helicase → MTTTASHHLSPAFPGRAPWGTASKLRAWQEGALTRYIETQPRDFLAVATPGAGKTTFALTLASWLLHHHVVQQVTVVAPTEHLKKQWAEAAARIGIRLDPEYSAGPLSKDYHGVAVTYAGVGVRPMLHRNRCEQRKTLVILDEIHHAGDSKSWGEACLEAFDPATRRLALTGTPFRSDTNPIPFVTYEEGNDGIRRSSADYTYGYGNALGDGVVRPVIFLSYSGNMRWRTKAGDEIAARLGEPMTKDAISQAWRTALDPRGDWMPNVLRAADQRLTEVRKGIPDAGGLVIASDQDSARAYAKLIREITGTKATLVLSDDTGASKNIDTFSGNDDRWMVAVRMVSEGVDVPRLAVGVYATTISTPLFFAQAVGRFVRSRRRGETASVFLPTIPYLLGFANEMEVERDHVLDKPKKQGEEDPYAESEKEMDEANRQEDEDTGEDEQMSFEALESDAVFDRVLYDGAEFGMQAHPGSEEEQDYLGIPGLLEPDQVQMLLQKRQSRQIAHSRRKPDSEADLLELPADRRPVVSHKELLELRKSLNTMVGAYVHQSGKPHGVIHTELRRVCGGPPSAEATAGQLRERIKKVQEWATRMR, encoded by the coding sequence GTGACTACTACCGCCTCCCACCACCTCTCACCCGCCTTCCCCGGCCGCGCGCCGTGGGGCACCGCCAGCAAGCTGCGTGCCTGGCAGGAGGGTGCCCTGACCCGGTACATCGAGACGCAGCCGCGCGACTTCCTCGCGGTCGCGACCCCCGGAGCCGGCAAGACGACCTTCGCGCTGACCCTCGCGTCCTGGCTGCTGCACCACCACGTGGTGCAGCAGGTGACCGTCGTCGCGCCGACCGAGCACCTGAAGAAGCAGTGGGCGGAGGCGGCGGCCCGGATAGGCATCCGGCTCGACCCGGAGTACTCCGCCGGCCCGCTGAGCAAGGACTACCACGGGGTCGCCGTCACCTACGCGGGTGTCGGCGTGCGCCCGATGCTGCACCGCAACCGCTGCGAGCAGCGCAAGACCCTGGTGATCCTCGACGAGATCCACCACGCGGGCGACTCGAAGTCGTGGGGCGAGGCCTGCCTGGAGGCCTTCGACCCGGCGACCCGGCGCCTGGCCCTGACCGGCACGCCCTTCCGGTCCGACACGAACCCGATCCCCTTCGTCACGTACGAGGAGGGCAACGACGGGATCCGCCGGTCCTCCGCGGACTACACGTACGGCTACGGCAACGCGCTCGGCGACGGCGTCGTGCGGCCGGTCATCTTCCTCTCCTACAGCGGCAACATGCGCTGGCGCACCAAGGCGGGCGACGAGATCGCCGCCCGCCTCGGCGAGCCGATGACCAAGGACGCCATCTCGCAGGCCTGGCGCACGGCGCTGGACCCGCGCGGCGACTGGATGCCGAACGTGCTGCGCGCCGCCGACCAGCGCCTGACGGAGGTCAGGAAGGGCATCCCGGACGCGGGCGGCCTCGTCATCGCCTCCGACCAGGACTCGGCCCGCGCGTACGCCAAGCTGATCCGCGAGATCACCGGGACGAAGGCGACCCTGGTGCTGTCGGACGACACGGGCGCCTCGAAGAACATCGACACCTTCAGCGGGAACGACGACCGCTGGATGGTCGCGGTCCGCATGGTGTCCGAGGGCGTCGACGTCCCGCGCCTGGCGGTCGGCGTGTACGCGACGACGATCTCGACGCCGCTGTTCTTCGCGCAGGCGGTCGGGCGTTTCGTGCGATCGCGCAGGCGCGGCGAGACGGCGTCCGTGTTCCTTCCGACGATCCCCTACCTCCTCGGCTTCGCGAACGAGATGGAGGTCGAGCGCGACCACGTCCTCGACAAGCCGAAGAAGCAGGGCGAGGAGGACCCGTACGCCGAGTCCGAGAAGGAGATGGACGAGGCGAACCGGCAGGAGGACGAGGACACCGGCGAGGACGAGCAGATGTCCTTCGAGGCGCTGGAGTCCGACGCCGTCTTCGACCGGGTGCTCTACGACGGCGCCGAGTTCGGCATGCAGGCGCACCCCGGCAGCGAGGAAGAGCAGGACTACCTCGGCATCCCGGGGCTGCTGGAGCCCGACCAGGTGCAGATGCTGCTCCAGAAGCGGCAGTCGCGGCAGATCGCGCACAGCCGGCGCAAGCCGGACTCGGAGGCGGACCTGCTGGAGCTGCCGGCCGACCGGCGGCCGGTGGTTTCGCACAAGGAGCTGCTGGAGCTGCGCAAGTCGCTGAACACGATGGTCGGCGCGTACGTCCACCAGAGCGGCAAGCCGCACGGGGTGATCCACACGGAGCTGCGGCGCGTGTGCGGCGGGCCGCCGAGCGCGGAGGCGACGGCGGGGCAGCTGCGGGAGCGGATCAAGAAGGTGCAGGAGTGGGCCACGCGGATGCGGTAG
- a CDS encoding IclR family transcriptional regulator, with protein sequence MTAETSQTLDRGLRVLKLLADTDHGLTVTELSNRLGVNRTVVYRLLATLEQHALVRRDLGGRARVGLGVLRLGRQVHPLVREAALPALRSLAEDIGATAHLTLVDGTEALAVAVVEPTWTDYHVAYRAGFRHPLDRGAAGRAILAARQGTLIEPGYTLTHGELEAGASGAAAPLVGITGLEGSVGVVMLADAVPERVGPRVVDAAREVADALR encoded by the coding sequence GTGACCGCGGAAACCTCCCAGACTCTCGATCGAGGGCTGAGAGTCCTCAAGCTGCTCGCCGACACCGACCACGGTCTGACTGTCACCGAGCTCTCCAACCGCCTCGGTGTCAACCGCACCGTGGTCTACCGACTGCTCGCCACCCTCGAACAGCACGCCCTGGTCCGCCGCGACCTCGGCGGCCGGGCCCGCGTCGGGCTCGGCGTGCTGCGGCTGGGGCGTCAGGTACACCCGCTCGTGCGGGAGGCGGCGCTGCCCGCGCTGCGCTCGCTCGCCGAGGACATAGGCGCCACCGCGCACCTGACCCTCGTCGACGGCACAGAGGCGCTCGCCGTCGCCGTCGTCGAGCCGACCTGGACCGACTACCACGTCGCCTACCGGGCCGGTTTCCGTCACCCCCTGGACCGCGGTGCGGCCGGCCGGGCCATCCTGGCCGCCCGCCAGGGCACGCTCATCGAGCCCGGCTACACCCTGACCCACGGCGAACTCGAAGCGGGCGCCAGCGGCGCCGCCGCCCCGCTGGTCGGCATCACCGGGCTGGAGGGCAGCGTCGGCGTGGTGATGCTGGCCGACGCCGTACCGGAGCGGGTGGGCCCGCGCGTGGTCGACGCCGCCCGCGAGGTCGCCGACGCCCTGCGCTAG
- a CDS encoding S16 family serine protease, protein MLSRLTRLPRPAALAICAAPVAALFAVAALAPLPFVIAQPGLTADVLGARDGKPVITVSGAPTRDTKGQLRMTTIQATGPSSTVTLPELLGNWFDSTRAVMPKGAVYPSGGSDKEIEQHNLEEMTQSQSAAAQAALGYLHKDPKTVKADLNLADVGGPSAGLLFSLGIVDKLDGDGSGGDLTGGRTIAGTGTITADGTVGAVGGVGLKTQAARRDGATVFLVPKAECSDAKAELPQGLRLIPVTSLSGAVDSLRALQRGGEVPAC, encoded by the coding sequence GTGCTCTCTCGCCTCACACGTCTGCCGCGTCCCGCCGCCCTGGCCATCTGCGCCGCGCCCGTAGCCGCGCTGTTCGCGGTGGCCGCCCTCGCGCCACTGCCCTTCGTGATCGCCCAGCCGGGCCTCACGGCCGACGTGCTCGGCGCCCGTGACGGCAAGCCCGTCATCACCGTCAGCGGCGCGCCCACCCGGGACACCAAGGGCCAGCTGCGGATGACCACCATCCAGGCGACCGGCCCCTCCAGCACCGTCACCCTGCCCGAGCTGCTCGGGAACTGGTTCGACAGCACCCGGGCGGTCATGCCGAAGGGGGCCGTCTACCCGTCGGGCGGAAGCGACAAGGAGATCGAGCAGCACAACCTGGAGGAGATGACGCAGTCCCAGTCGGCCGCCGCCCAGGCCGCCCTCGGATATCTCCACAAGGACCCGAAGACGGTCAAGGCCGACCTCAACCTCGCCGACGTCGGCGGCCCCAGCGCCGGACTGCTCTTCTCCCTCGGCATCGTCGACAAGCTCGACGGCGACGGCAGCGGCGGCGACCTCACCGGCGGGCGCACCATCGCCGGTACGGGAACCATCACCGCCGACGGGACGGTCGGCGCCGTCGGGGGAGTGGGCCTGAAGACCCAGGCGGCCCGCCGCGACGGGGCGACGGTCTTCCTCGTCCCGAAGGCGGAGTGCTCCGACGCCAAGGCCGAACTCCCCCAGGGGCTGCGGCTGATCCCCGTCACCTCGCTGTCGGGCGCGGTGGACTCCCTGCGGGCGCTCCAGCGGGGCGGGGAGGTTCCGGCCTGCTGA
- a CDS encoding ricin-type beta-trefoil lectin domain protein gives MAVLQPATAAVAATDPVADGSMSPEDFALAKAKETGQPYELASARTGSSDTWALPNGKWSIKRYGTTVRVRQGGVWVASDPTLRFGSDGKVTPNASAVSIAFSGGGTGPLLTGVRDGRTLSLTWPKPLPKPTLAENVATYPNVLPDVDLQLKAEVEGFSQLLVVKTPEAAKHPDLALLKFKLDTVGLNVTSDPTTGLLTAVNPAGQNVFTASAPMMWDSTTTGAAPAPPARSAASARSLAADPGTGGGAPSDAFVTPSGAKDAQMPTTVAGDVLEIRPDQALLTGAQTKYPVYIDPSVAWGERQNWAWAYRSWPNNSYWNTKQDVRVGHESDTNGLSRSFFQLDTSNIKGALVSKSTFRVKETWAWSCTATPVELWSTGPISPQTTWNNQPGKVHRLATVTAAKGYEGCAPGNLEFDATEAAKESASKGWSSVTLGLYASNESDVYQWKRFDPKTITLETEYNNPPGKPTGLGTNPDGPCDATGRIAPSHSIGDARVSVYATVDDPDAGNLEAEFQLLKQATFPGGAKLIAEQGIAASKGKVATWSIPDATLPNGSYYWKVRAKDQDGAYSDWSYACSFTIDRSRPAKPPLISSAQFPDGRNGWPPTTGKARTPGTFTLSANGVTDAKEILYYTDTEPAPQAVAPGASVTVTPPGSGPHFVYAITVDKAGNRSDTATYLYYANRSQSQDGPNDLNGDGNRDIWTVDSRGSLLTYAGQGNGKFSAAAKGGVSFSGAQIGTQGDWDGDGYNDLVSLQQSSGMTQKKLWTYPNNGQGSVVNKPSELTVACPVKDPGIGCDYGSDWNGDDHWYNADQIIAPGDLNGDGVPDLLVKQGKQLWAYYGSIFNTLDSNGEPVLVGNGDWDKFTVVAPGDLNGDSVPDLWLRDDVSGDVFRTLGSKGPNGLLDPTTWGGAASRVKIAAGIGKGAFPTLGSAGDVTGDNMADLWAVDANRQLATFSGTGTSQPLNVTGVNQTPSFLGNLTAPKAQWKLTGLSSSTSTPSDVGSFPAEAAGITWPTAPISGRTTPYAAFNGPDSTITTAVPVVDTRQSFTISAWVKPGASGAVISQDNNRNSAFAIFADPNSKNWAFGLTYADVDGSAYDWSTKTVNDAARYTPDAWQQLTAVYNAETGLMSLYVNGTLASVGHHNAATSPPPSGPLVLGRYKENGRADYYHEGLKGGVSNLAVYPYAAPPTAPGATGPISLAAKPSHCMDNDNGRPVDGNKIQAWDCNMIGGGNAQKFDIRADGTIRHQDKCLDATGAGTSNGTPIQIVGCHNHPAQQFLPRADGSLYNPVSGRCVDAGNMQSGTQLYLWDCNATNPQRWAIPALSTAPLPVPLW, from the coding sequence TTGGCCGTATTGCAGCCTGCCACCGCGGCTGTCGCCGCCACCGACCCGGTGGCCGACGGCTCCATGAGCCCGGAGGACTTCGCTCTCGCCAAGGCGAAAGAAACTGGTCAGCCCTACGAACTGGCGTCGGCGCGGACGGGTTCCTCGGACACCTGGGCGCTGCCGAACGGCAAGTGGTCGATCAAGCGCTACGGAACGACGGTGCGGGTGCGGCAGGGCGGGGTATGGGTCGCGTCCGACCCGACGTTGCGCTTCGGCTCGGACGGAAAGGTCACGCCGAACGCGTCGGCCGTCTCGATCGCCTTCTCGGGCGGCGGTACGGGCCCCTTGCTGACCGGCGTACGGGACGGACGCACGCTGTCGCTGACCTGGCCCAAGCCACTGCCGAAGCCGACGCTGGCCGAGAACGTGGCCACGTACCCGAACGTGCTGCCGGACGTGGACTTACAGCTCAAGGCCGAGGTCGAGGGTTTCTCACAGCTGCTGGTGGTCAAGACGCCCGAGGCGGCGAAGCATCCGGATCTTGCGCTGCTGAAGTTCAAGCTCGACACGGTCGGTCTCAACGTCACCAGTGACCCGACGACCGGACTGCTGACCGCGGTCAACCCTGCCGGGCAGAACGTCTTCACCGCCTCGGCCCCCATGATGTGGGACTCCACGACCACCGGAGCCGCCCCCGCTCCCCCGGCCCGCTCGGCGGCGTCCGCGCGCTCCCTGGCCGCCGATCCCGGAACCGGCGGCGGAGCGCCCTCGGACGCGTTCGTGACGCCGTCAGGGGCCAAGGACGCCCAGATGCCCACGACCGTCGCCGGCGACGTTCTGGAGATCCGGCCGGACCAGGCCCTGCTGACCGGCGCGCAGACGAAGTACCCCGTCTACATCGACCCTTCGGTCGCGTGGGGCGAACGCCAGAACTGGGCCTGGGCCTACCGGAGCTGGCCGAACAACTCGTACTGGAACACCAAGCAGGACGTGCGGGTCGGGCACGAGAGCGACACCAACGGGCTCTCCCGGTCCTTCTTCCAGCTCGACACCTCGAACATCAAGGGTGCCTTGGTCTCGAAGTCGACGTTTCGGGTGAAGGAAACCTGGGCCTGGTCCTGCACGGCGACCCCCGTGGAGCTGTGGAGCACCGGCCCCATCTCCCCGCAGACCACATGGAACAACCAGCCGGGCAAGGTCCACCGACTCGCCACCGTCACCGCGGCCAAGGGCTATGAAGGGTGCGCACCCGGCAACCTCGAATTCGACGCGACCGAGGCGGCGAAGGAGTCGGCGTCCAAGGGCTGGTCCAGCGTGACGCTGGGCCTGTACGCGTCGAATGAGAGCGACGTGTACCAGTGGAAGCGGTTCGATCCCAAGACAATCACACTGGAGACGGAGTACAACAACCCACCCGGGAAGCCGACGGGGCTGGGCACCAACCCTGACGGACCTTGCGACGCCACTGGTCGAATCGCGCCCAGCCACAGCATCGGCGACGCACGGGTAAGCGTGTACGCGACCGTCGACGACCCTGACGCCGGAAACCTGGAAGCCGAATTCCAACTGCTCAAGCAGGCCACCTTCCCCGGCGGAGCCAAGCTGATCGCGGAACAGGGCATTGCCGCCAGCAAGGGCAAGGTCGCCACTTGGAGCATTCCCGATGCCACGCTGCCCAACGGCAGTTACTACTGGAAGGTCCGAGCCAAGGACCAGGATGGCGCGTACTCCGACTGGTCGTACGCATGCAGCTTCACGATCGACCGCTCCCGCCCTGCCAAGCCACCACTGATCAGTTCTGCCCAGTTCCCCGACGGCAGGAATGGCTGGCCGCCGACCACTGGCAAGGCCCGCACCCCCGGCACGTTCACCCTCTCCGCCAACGGCGTCACCGATGCCAAGGAGATCCTCTATTACACGGACACCGAGCCCGCTCCGCAGGCGGTCGCCCCTGGCGCCAGCGTGACGGTCACGCCCCCCGGATCCGGCCCACACTTCGTTTACGCAATCACCGTCGACAAGGCCGGCAACCGCTCCGACACTGCCACCTACCTTTACTACGCCAACCGCTCCCAGTCCCAGGACGGGCCGAACGACTTGAACGGCGACGGCAACCGGGACATTTGGACGGTCGACTCGCGGGGCAGTCTGCTCACCTACGCCGGCCAGGGCAACGGCAAATTCTCGGCCGCCGCCAAGGGGGGCGTCTCCTTCAGCGGAGCCCAAATCGGTACCCAGGGTGACTGGGACGGCGACGGCTACAACGACCTCGTCTCCCTCCAGCAGTCGTCCGGAATGACCCAGAAAAAGCTCTGGACCTACCCGAACAACGGACAGGGATCGGTCGTCAACAAGCCCTCCGAACTCACGGTCGCCTGCCCGGTCAAGGACCCCGGCATCGGCTGCGACTACGGCAGCGACTGGAACGGCGACGACCACTGGTACAACGCCGACCAGATCATCGCGCCGGGCGACCTCAACGGGGATGGCGTCCCCGACCTCCTGGTCAAGCAGGGCAAGCAGCTCTGGGCCTATTACGGGAGCATCTTCAACACCCTCGACAGCAACGGCGAGCCCGTCCTGGTCGGCAATGGCGACTGGGACAAGTTCACCGTTGTCGCTCCTGGGGACCTGAACGGCGACTCCGTTCCGGATCTGTGGCTGCGCGACGACGTCTCCGGTGATGTCTTCCGCACCCTCGGCAGCAAGGGGCCCAACGGCCTCCTCGACCCCACCACTTGGGGAGGCGCCGCCAGCCGCGTCAAGATCGCCGCGGGCATCGGCAAGGGTGCCTTCCCGACGCTGGGTTCGGCGGGCGATGTCACAGGGGACAACATGGCAGACCTCTGGGCCGTCGATGCCAACCGGCAGCTCGCGACTTTCAGTGGTACCGGAACCAGCCAGCCCCTGAACGTCACGGGGGTCAACCAGACCCCCTCCTTCCTGGGCAACCTCACCGCGCCCAAGGCGCAGTGGAAGCTGACGGGACTGAGCAGCAGCACCAGTACGCCCAGTGATGTCGGCAGCTTCCCCGCGGAAGCCGCCGGAATCACCTGGCCGACGGCCCCCATTTCGGGGCGTACCACTCCGTACGCCGCTTTCAACGGACCCGATTCGACCATCACCACAGCGGTGCCCGTCGTCGACACGAGGCAGAGCTTCACCATCAGCGCCTGGGTGAAGCCCGGTGCCAGCGGTGCCGTCATCAGCCAGGACAACAACCGCAACAGCGCCTTCGCGATCTTCGCCGATCCCAACTCGAAGAACTGGGCCTTCGGGCTCACCTACGCCGACGTCGACGGCTCCGCGTACGACTGGTCCACCAAGACCGTCAACGACGCGGCCAGGTACACCCCTGACGCCTGGCAGCAGCTCACCGCCGTCTACAACGCGGAGACCGGGCTGATGAGCCTCTACGTGAACGGCACGCTCGCCTCCGTCGGCCACCACAACGCGGCTACCAGCCCCCCTCCAAGCGGCCCCCTCGTCCTGGGCCGGTACAAGGAGAACGGAAGGGCCGACTACTACCACGAGGGCCTCAAGGGCGGCGTCAGCAACCTGGCCGTCTACCCTTACGCCGCCCCGCCCACAGCGCCCGGAGCCACCGGCCCCATCTCCCTGGCCGCCAAACCGAGCCACTGCATGGACAACGACAACGGCCGGCCCGTCGACGGGAACAAGATCCAGGCCTGGGACTGCAACATGATCGGTGGTGGCAACGCCCAGAAGTTCGACATCCGCGCCGACGGGACCATCCGCCACCAGGACAAGTGCCTGGACGCCACCGGTGCCGGTACCTCCAACGGCACACCGATCCAGATCGTGGGCTGCCACAACCACCCCGCCCAGCAGTTCCTGCCCCGGGCGGACGGCAGCCTGTACAACCCGGTCTCCGGACGGTGCGTGGACGCGGGCAACATGCAGAGCGGCACCCAGCTCTACTTGTGGGACTGCAACGCCACCAACCCGCAGCGCTGGGCCATTCCGGCACTGAGCACAGCTCCGCTGCCCGTACCGCTGTGGTGA